The uncultured Ilyobacter sp. genome has a segment encoding these proteins:
- the murI gene encoding glutamate racemase translates to MAKIGVFDSGVGGITVLKEILKVFPKERIIYYGDNKNAPYGERTVENIRELCLKVGEFLVLNKVEAIVIACNTATAASLETLKNRFPRIPVIGVIEAGAKTAYKTSTNNCIGVIATPATVKMNAYPKSFQLINPDISVVQEGCSKLCPMIESGWENTLENETVVKTYIKRIPAKVDTLVLGCTHYPIIRETISKYFKGKIVDPAKETAVFLKKELFLNTVEINKNNEGTCEFYVSGEIKKFKKVAENFLGEKIEKIYQINL, encoded by the coding sequence ATGGCAAAGATTGGAGTTTTTGATTCTGGAGTGGGAGGAATAACAGTACTGAAGGAGATCCTCAAGGTTTTTCCAAAGGAGAGAATAATATACTATGGAGACAATAAAAATGCCCCCTATGGTGAAAGAACGGTGGAAAATATAAGAGAACTTTGTCTCAAAGTCGGAGAATTTTTAGTTTTAAATAAGGTGGAGGCCATTGTAATAGCCTGCAATACAGCCACAGCTGCATCATTAGAAACCCTAAAAAATAGATTCCCTCGTATTCCTGTAATCGGAGTAATAGAGGCCGGTGCCAAGACAGCTTATAAAACTAGTACAAACAACTGTATAGGGGTTATTGCAACTCCTGCAACTGTTAAAATGAACGCTTATCCAAAATCTTTTCAACTTATTAACCCTGATATATCAGTGGTCCAAGAAGGGTGTTCTAAGCTATGCCCAATGATAGAATCTGGTTGGGAAAACACCTTGGAAAATGAAACCGTTGTCAAAACGTATATAAAACGTATACCAGCAAAAGTAGATACACTGGTGTTGGGCTGCACACATTATCCTATTATTAGAGAAACAATATCCAAATATTTTAAAGGTAAAATTGTGGATCCTGCAAAAGAAACTGCTGTTTTCCTAAAAAAAGAACTCTTTTTAAACACTGTAGAAATAAATAAAAATAATGAGGGAACCTGTGAGTTTTATGTCAGCGGAGAGATAAAAAAATTCAAAAAAGTGGCTGAAAATTTTTTAGGAGAGAAAATAGAAAAGATCTATCAAATAAATCTGTAA